A window from Primulina eburnea isolate SZY01 chromosome 2, ASM2296580v1, whole genome shotgun sequence encodes these proteins:
- the LOC140823418 gene encoding phospholipase D gamma 1-like, which produces MDSNNNYPPNPYSYNPAYGYAHVPTSPNPYPPPNLAPHLAHPPPVSGPDLYAQYSHYPTSYNSFHTGAVNSPYPGPPPAPAPGPAPIPHQWVDYNSHPHQYPPPSAPPQPPLYTFGSFSHGSFHYPHHEQSGSGRLHPTDVQFNDPPSASSEYSSHHHYSHSSSSVAGSVTNYVPPDGSKTNNSPLYPTVDGLMANMNLSDNYNKPSAPASLPATASSSVACPPPKYQSGPMSTANNMHGTGTIYGYPNSSASSWELTSTSHVESPSIPASPHTPTHTNVPFNASMQLVQVSSPKASLKVLLLHGNLDMWVHEAKNLPNMDMFHKTIGDMFDKLPGNLTNKIEGQISHQITSDPYVSIMIADATIGRTFVISNSENPVWNQNFIVPVAHYAAEVHFVVKDNDIVGSQHIGTVSIPLEHIYGGGKIQGLFPILNANGKPCKSGAFLRLSIQYYPIEQLSIYHNGIGAGPDYSGVPGTYFPLRRGGTVTLYQDAHVPDECLPNLKLDNGMQYVHGKCWLDIFDAIRHAQRLIYITGWSVWHKVKLVRDDSTMSSCSLGDLLKLKSQEGVRVLLLVWDDPTSRSILGYKTDGVMQTHDEETRRFFKHSSVQVLLCPRVAGKRHSWMKQREVGVIYTHHQKTVIVDADAGNNRRRIIAFLGGLDLCDGRYDTPHHPLFRTLQTTHAEDYHNPTYAGNVTGCPREPWHDLHCKINGPAAYDVLANFEERWMKASKPHGIKKLKMSCDDALLRIERIPDILGMSEAPCLTDDHPEGWHVQVFRSIDSNSVSGFPKDPKEATLRNLVCGKNVLIDMSIHTAYVKAIRAAQHFIYIENQYFIGSSYNWSSYKDVGANNLIPMEIALKIAEKIRAHERFAAYIVVPMWPEGNPTGAATQRILFWQHKTMQMMYETIYKALVEVGLEDAYSPQDYLNFYCLGNREAPNPDDQFESPAAANTPQGLSRKNRRFMIYVHSKGMIVDDEYVILGSANINQRSMEGTRDTEIAMGAYQPHYTWARKLSSPHGQIYGYRMSLWAEHLGVLEDCFTQPESLECVRRVRSMGEANWKQFASSDVSELRGHLLKYPVDVDEKGKVRSLPGCETFPDVGGNIVGSFLAIQENLTI; this is translated from the exons ATGGATAGCAATAACAATTATCCTCCAAATCCGTACTCCTATAATCCAGCTTATGGCTATGCTCATGTTCCGACTTCGCCGAATCCATACCCACCTCCGAATTTGGCTCCGCACCTAGCCCATCCCCCACCTGTTTCTGGTCCAGACCTTTATGCACAATATTCCCATTATCCAACCTCTTACAACAGTTTTCATACCGGGGCCGTGAATTCGCCATATCCAGGTCCACCGCCAGCTCCAGCACCTGGCCCTGCTCCTATTCCTCACCAGTGGGTAGACTATAATTCCCATCCTCATCAGTATCCTCCTCCTTCCGCTCCCCCACAGCCTCCCCTTTATACTTTTGGTAGTTTCTCGCATGGTTCTTTCCATTACCCCCATCATGAACAATCAGGGTCAGGGAGATTGCATCCCACAGATGTTCAATTCAATGATCCTCCAAGTGCAAGCAGTGAGTACTCCTCTCACCACCATTACTCACATAGTTCATCATCTGTGGCTGGTTCAGTGACGAATTATGTTCCTCCTGATGGTAGTAAGACAAACAACTCTCCACTTTATCCGACTGTTGATGGTCTGATGGCAAATATGAATTTGTCTGACAATTATAATAAGCCATCTGCACCTGCTTCTCTTCCAGCCACTGCATCTTCTTCAGTGGCTTGTCCCCCTCCAAAGTACCAATCTGGACCCATGTCAACGGCTAATAATATGCATGGCACAGGAACCATATACGGGTATCCAAATTCTTCGGCTTCGAGTTGGGAACTGACTTCAACTAGCCATGTGGAGTCCCCTTCTATTCCTGCATCTCCTCACACGCCTACTCATACCAATGTGCCATTTAACGCAAGTATGCAGCTGGTGCAAGTTTCATCTCCTAAAGCTTCTTTAAAGGTTTTGCTCTTACATGGGAATTTGGATATGTGGGTTCACGAAGCTAAAAACCTCCCAAACATGGATATGTTCCACAAAACAATTGGGGATATGTTCGACAAGTTACCTGGAAACCTGACTAACAAAATTGAAGGGCAAATAAGCCATCAGATCACAAGTGATCCCTACGTCTCCATAATGATAGCAGATGCCACAATTGGAAGGACTTTTGTGATAAGCAATAGTGAAAATCCTGTTTGGAATCAAAATTTTATTGTTCCAGTAGCTCATTACGCTGCTGAAGTGCATTTTGTTGTGAAAGACAATGATATTGTGGGATCACAGCACATTGGAACAGTCTCAATCCCATTGGAGCATATATATGGAGGAGGGAAAATCCAGGGACTTTTCCCAATCCTTAATGCCAATGGAAAGCCTTGCAAGTCTGGTGCTTTTCTGCGCTTATCGATTCAATATTATCCAATAGAGCAACTGAGCATTTACCATAATGGGATTGGAGCTGGCCCAGACTATTCGGGAGTCCCTGGTACATATTTTCCTCTTAGGAGAGGCGGAACAGTTACTCTCTATCAAGATGCTCATGTACCTGATGAATGCCTCCCAAATCTTAAACTCGACAATGGGATGCAATACGTACATGGGAAATGCTGGCTTGATATCTTTGACGCAATACGGCATGCTCAGCGTTTGATTTATATTACTGGATGGTCAGTGTGGCATAAAGTCAAACTTGTCAGGGATGATAGTACCATGTCTAGTTGTTCTCTGGGAGATCTTCTAAAATTAAAGTCTCAGGAAGGGGTGAGAGTGCTTCTTCTTGTCTGGGATGACCCTACATCTAGAAGCATTCTGGGTTACAAAACG GATGGAGTCATGCAAACTCATGATGAAGAAACTCGTCGTTTCTTTAAACATTCTTCTGTGCAAGTGCTGCTTTGTCCTCGAGTAGCTGGAAAGCGTCATAGTTGGATGAAGCAGAGG GAAGTTGGAGTCATCTATACACACCATCAGAAAACTGTGATAGTGGATGCCGATGCTGGAAATAACAGAAGAAGGATAATTGCCTTTTTGGGAGGATTGGATTTGTGCGATGGGCGATATGATACTCCTCATCATCCTTTATTTAGAACGCTGCAAACTACACATGCAGAGGACTATCATAACCCAACTTATGCT GGGAACGTTACAGGTTGTCCCAGAGAACCATGGCATGATTTGCATTGTAAAATTAATGGACCCGCAGCATATGATGTTCTGGCCAATTTTGAGGAACGGTGGATGAAAGCTTCGAAGCCCCATGGAATTAAAAAATTGAAGATGTCCTGCGATGATGCCCTGCTTCGAATAGAAAGGATTCCTGACATTTTGGGGATGTCTGAAGCTCCTTGTTTAACTGACGATCATCCCGAAGGTTGGCATGTGCAG GTGTTCCGTTCTATTGATTCGAATTCTGTCAGTGGATTCCCAAAGGACCCTAAAGAAGCTACATTGAGG AACTTGGTATGTGGGAAGAATGTTCTTATAGACATGAGCATACATACTGCATATGTAAAGGCGATTCGAGCTGCCCAACATTTCATTTATATTGAAAATCAATACTTCATTGGGTCTTCATACAACTGGAGTTCGTACAAGGACGTTG GTGCTAACAATTTGATTCCGATGGAAATTGCCCTAAAAATTGCTGAAAAAATTAGAGCCCATGAGAGGTTTGCCGCTTATATTGTCGTCCCAATGTGGCCAGAGGGTAATCCAACTGGAGCTGCGACTCAAAGAATTTTGTTTTGGCAG CATAAAACAATGCAAATGATGTATGAAACTATCTACAAAGCTCTGGTGGAGGTCGGGCTCGAGGATGCATACTCACCACAAGATTATTTAAATTTCTACTGTCTTGGAAACCGTGAGGCTCCAAATCCAGATGACCAATTTGAGAGTCCCGCCGCTGCAAACACACCACAG GGACTGAGCCGGAAAAACAGaagattcatgatttatgttcATTCTAAAGGTATGATTGTGGACGACGAGTATGTTATTCTGGGATCTGCAAATATTAATCAGCGATCAATGGAGGGTACTAGAGATACAGAGATTGCAATGGGAGCTTATCAACCTCACTACACATGGGCAAGAAAATTATCGAGTCCACATGGACAG ATATATGGATATCGAATGTCTCTCTGGGCAGAGCATCTTGGAGTTTTGGAGGACTGCTTCACCCAACCAGAGTCTTTGGAATGTGTTCGACGTGTTAGATCAATGGGTGAGGCTAACTGGAAGCAATTTGCATCGAGCGACGTATCCGAGCTGAGGGGACACCTTCTGAAGTATCCGGTGGACGTTGATGAGAAAGGTAAAGTAAGGTCCCTTCCTGGATGTGAAACTTTCCCTGACGTGGGAGGAAATATCGTGGGATCATTCCTTGCCATTCAGGAAAATTTGACAATCTGA
- the LOC140823419 gene encoding LOW QUALITY PROTEIN: uncharacterized protein (The sequence of the model RefSeq protein was modified relative to this genomic sequence to represent the inferred CDS: inserted 1 base in 1 codon), with amino-acid sequence MMDGTVSLDLPVPGNILQPLLVASDATTLNEALERLIDIAKTCDGRLDLASKCIILPVLQLCQALLIPSCQHLILLSLQLLRNLCAGEIKNQNLFIELNGVEILSTVVTFLRQAPGSDMRAPRVLLQIIGNVTLAGEYHQHVVWNRFFPLEFVEMARLRSRGTCDPLCTVIYTCSEHDNGRFADLCTVEGLNIVIEIIRTGTAVGFTDYSLKFLLSRICVEEPRFSLIFSKLFSTDASESCDKNLSTVIHFGAEQAYLLSTISEILNERVVEIAVSADLAICIFEILRKAIGVVDFSTRGTSSLPTGDTDIDVIGYSLTILRDTCASGDPEFLKKRRKXDVVDMLVSSGLVDLLMSLLRDLEPPAMIQKAMAQNKAKAEATSNSIRYCPYKGFRRDVVSIIGNCAYRRRHVQDKIRELDGILLLLQQSVTDADNPFLREWGIWSIRNILEGNAENQEVVANYELQGSVNVPEVEDMGLRVKVDPTTRRAKLVNL; translated from the exons ATGATGGATGGCACCGTGTCGCTAGACCTTCCTGTGCCAGGCAATATACTTCAGCCGTTGTTAGTTGCATCTGATGCTACTACTTTAAATGAAGCGCTGGAGCGTCTCATTGACATTGCCAAAACCTGTGATGGCAGGTTGGACCTTGCTTCCAAGTGTATCATCTTGCCAGTTCTCCAACTATGTCAAGCCCTATTGATCCCTTCTTGCCAACACCTTATTTTGTTATCCCTACAGCTACTCAGAAACTTGTGTGCTGGAGAAATTAAAAATCAGAACTTATTTATTGAACTAAATGGCGTTGAGATTCTTTCAACTGTTGTCACTTTTCTGCGGCAAGCTCCTGGTTCTGATATGCGTGCACCCCGTGTATTGTTGCAAATTATAGGAAATGTTACATTAGCTGGAGAATATCATCAGCATGTTGTTTGGAATCGATTCTTTCCCCTCGAATTTGTAGAGATGGCTAGACTTCGGAGTAGGGGAACATGTGATCCTTTGTGCACGGTCATCTATACATGCTCTGAACATGACAACGGTCGATTTGCTGACCTCTGTACTGTTGAAGGGTTGAATATTGTGATAGAAATTATAAGAACTGGTACAGCAG TTGGGTTCACAGATTATTCACTGAAATTTCTTCTCTCAAGAATTTGCGTTGAAGAACCTcgtttttcattaattttctcGAAGTTATTTTCAACAGATGCATCTGAGAGCTGTGACAAAAATTTGTCCACGGTAATTCATTTTGGAGCTGAGCAAGCATATTTGCTAAGTACTATATCAGAAATATTAAATGAACGAGTAGTGGAGATTGCTGTTTCCGCTGACTTGGCTATCTGCATTTTTGAAATACTGAGAAAAGCTATCGGGGTTGTTGATTTTTCCACAAGGGGAACGTCAAGTCTCCCAACAGGTGATACTGATATTGATGTTATTGGATACTCCCTAACTATTCTGAGAGATACTTGTGCTTCTGGTGATCCCGAATTTCTAAAAAAGAGAAGAA TAGATGTAGTGGATATGCTAGTGTCATCTGGACTTGTCGATTTACTTATGAGCTTGCTTCGGGACCTAGAGCCTCCAGCTATGATTCAAAAAGCCATGGCGCAGAACAAGGCCAAAGCTGAGGCAACGTCAAACTCAATCAGATATTGCCCTTACAAAGGTTTCCGAAGAGATGTTGTGTCGATTATCGGAAATTGTGCATACAGGAGACGCCATGTTCAGGATAAAATTCGAGAGCTCGATGGGATTCTTCTGTTGTTACAGCAGAGTGTGACTGATGCAGATAACCCGTTCTTGAGGGAGTGGGGTATATGGTCGATCAGAAATATATTGGAAGGTAATGCAGAGAACCAGGAAGTAGTTGCTAATTATGAGCTTCAAGGATCCGTGAATGTTCCTGAAGTAGAGGATATGGGGCTACGAGTAAAAGTTGATCCAACAACTCGACGTGCAAAGCTTGTCAACTTGTGA
- the LOC140823420 gene encoding UDP-galactose/UDP-glucose transporter 2-like: protein MKNEEQSRSLFGISLTDRPRWQQFVICSAGFFFGYLVNGVCEEYVYNRLQFSYGWYFTFVQGWVYILLIYLQGFTTKQMVNPWKTYIKLSAVLMGSSGLTKGSLAFLNYPAQIMFKSTKVLPVMIMGAFIPGLRRKYPPHEYVSAILLIVGLILFTLADAQTSPNFSMIGVIMVSGALILDSLLGNLQEVIFTMNPETTQTEMLFCSTLVGLPFLIPPMLFTGELSKAWTSCSQHLYVYGVLVFEAMATFVGQVSVLSLVALFGAATTAMITTARKAVTLLLSYMIFTKPLTDQHGTGLLLIAMGIVLKMLPENKPSEKRANSQRDVENVLRAEESSDDRVQVGSEEEEERKSLV from the exons ATGAAGAACGAGGAGCAATCACGTTCTTTGTTCGGGATTTCACTCACGGACCGGCCGAGATGGCAGCAGTTCGTCATCTGTTCTGCTGGGTTTTTCTTTGGGTATCTTGTTAATGGAGTCTGCGAG GAATATGTGTACAATAGACTCCAATTCAG TTACGGATGGTACTTCACTTTTGTTCAAGGATGGGTATATATCCTTCTGATATATTTACAAGGATTCACCACCAAGCAAATGGTGAATCCCTGGAAGACTTATATTAAGCTATCAGCTGTGCTAATGGGTTCGAGTGGACTCACCAAAGGTTCTCTGGCTTTTCTAAATTATCCGGCACAAATCATGTTCAAATCAACCAAG GTTTTACCAGTGATGATAATGGGGGCCTTCATTCCAGGTTTGAGACGGAAATATCCACCACACGAATACGTCTCGGCCATACTTTTGATAGTGGGTCTGATTCTTTTTACCTTAGCCGATGCTCAGACTTCACCCAACTTCAGTATGATTGGTGTCATCATGGTATCCGGTGCATTAATCTTAGATTCGCTTCTAGGAAATCTCCAAGAAGTTATCTTTACCATGAATCCTGAAACGACGCAG ACGGAGATGCTCTTCTGCTCGACCCTTGTCGGCTTGCCTTTCTTGATTCCACCTATGCTTTTCACCGGAGAATTATCCAAGGCATGGACTTCTTGTTCGCAG CATCTTTATGTATATGGAGTTCTTGTTTTTGAAGCCATGGCGACCTTCGTTGGACAAGTATCGGTCCTCTCCCTTGTCGCTCTGTTCGGTGCTGCCACCACTGCTATG ATAACCACAGCACGGAAGGCGGTCACGTTACTGCTTTCGTACATGATCTTCACGAAGCCTTTAACTGACCAACATGGGACCGGGCTATTGTTGATAGCAATGGGGATCGTATTGAAGATGTTGCCCGAAAACAAGCCATCCGAGAAAAGGGCGAATTCTCAGCGCGATGTTGAAAATGTGCTGCGGGCGGAAGAGAGTTCAGATGACAGAGTTCAAGTTGGGAGTGAGGAAGAGGAGGAAAGGAAATCTTTGGTTTGA